The following is a genomic window from Manduca sexta isolate Smith_Timp_Sample1 unplaced genomic scaffold, JHU_Msex_v1.0 HiC_scaffold_3029, whole genome shotgun sequence.
ATACGtactacatacattatatttttataactttttattatgaattataaataggGTTCTCTTTATATCTCCCTCGATACTGATggcagatattattttaattaagtaattggGTGATTGCGAAGTCCGATATAAACTGTCTCTCTTCCaatgtttttgaatattattattacttgccTTCGTAGTAATGATAACCCTGTATTTAATAATCTTTCCTAGCATGATTTAAGATCAATATTACatcaatgttttccttcatcgttggGGTATGCATCAAACGTAGCGCTGAAAAGTATATAGGAGCTGTATTGGAACCAAAACCGAGACTAGAATGTCTGCATCTGGTTGGTCATTCCACTTAATCTAAGAATCTTAactcaaacataataaatgaataataactaCACAGTAATTTAGGGCCGGGGCATATTGGCTGAAACTTACTTTTAGCTAACTTCGTATAGTATCTAACTATTACGCCACATTGTTTGAAAAGGTTGATCTATCCTAGGGGTTCCTAGAGTATTCTTTGTCACAACACTCTGCtgtctaaaattaaaatgattctgCCTGCCCCTCTATTCAATGCAGGAAGAGGAATTTAGCGGGCTCACCAAGTAGTACCTACgctaataactattataaaaatgattttatttattacgccTTCACGTCTTTACTACTCAAAttgatgatataaaattttactaatacgTACGTTGTCAGGGGTATAGAATACAATATGATACCTTTCATCGAGAAAAAGTGCTGTTCTCAAGGGATAGAAATTGATtgacaaaatttacattaacgTGTTTTCACCGCTGTCTAGGAGAGACCGCCTCCCACTTTGGAAaggttttatttagatatataggTACTGTATTTATTCGAAACtctatagaataattttatctgattatcccaaatatagatttaaaaatgatattcataagttcataatattgttttacacgttaacattatttacatttgcaTAGTTTACCCAGCTGCTGTTAATCCTCAGTTACGCTATAAGTACCTGTCGTCGTTTTCTTTTATGAATTCAACTCAGTTTTGCGTAGACTCGAAAAGTGGTGCTTGCTTTTATATGATTCCATTATGGGATCAAATAGATTTTGTTTAGTGTTTTTACTCATATCTTTAAGCTGTGTGGTTGACGGAGCGTCGATACTTGCATTGTTTTCGTCTTTATCTTATTCAGATCATTTGGTGTTCAGGGGATATGTCTCGTTGCTCGCGCAAAGTGGCCACTCCTTGGTTGTTATGACACCTTATCCAGGTCAGTTTATGTACCCGGATACGGAAAATATCGTGGAACTTGATGTAGGACAAGAATCGGCACCCTTTTGGGATGAGTACAAGAAATTGTTAACTAATACTGATGACTATTACCCACAATTAAGGGCTATGAACGAACTATCTCTTAAAATTGCCATTGCCCAGTTGAAGTCTAAGCAGATGACTGCATTGTTTATTAATCCTAACATCAAATTTGACCTGGTTATAACTGAAGCTGATGTGCCACTTCTATACGCTGTGGCAGATAAGTACAAGGTACCACACATTTCTATTACCACATCGAATGGAAAAATACACCAGTACGAAGCAAAGGGCAATCCAATTCACCCGATTTTATATCCAGACGTTAATACGCTTAATTATGGAAACTTGAGTCGCTGGCAAAAAGTGATTGAATTTTATCGACATATCCAGACCaagaatgaattttataacaattacttaCCGCTTAGCGAGTTAGCGGCTAAGAAAATCTTTGGACTGAAAAGAGACTTACAGCAAGTAGAATATGATATAGATTTGCTATTTATTGCCAGTAATCCTTTATTAATTGGTAATAGACCAGTTGTTCCGGCTATTACTTTTGTTGACCGCATGCATATAACACCAGATATAAGTTTGCCACAGGTATAAtgtctgtttttatattacataagttCTTATTGGGTTAcagaaactaaatattttaaattatttcttattcctTTTAGAATGTTCAAGCTTTCCTGGACTCGCAAATAAAAGGTGTAGTGTACTTTAGCGTGGGAGCTATACAAGATGCAGAACAACTTTCGCCGCGAATACTGCAGATATTCGCAGATGCTTTTAAGGAGCTACCTTTTACCGTTTTATGGAAAATCGGTAATACGACTATGGTCAACAAGTCAAATAATGTTGTTACGCAAGCATGGTTCCCACAGCAACAAATATTAGGTAAAATAGAAGACTTGATAAATTAGTTAACTAATTTTGTTTActtagattatttaaatatggtatGTAACACTACTATTATTAAATTGGTAACTGCTAttgctattattaaattttgtatgacgTAATTATTATGTGGTTGACTGATTATAAACCTAAGTATATATGTAACAGATACCTagatctttaaaataataaatatatattttttgtagctcATCGAAATGTAAAGGCATTTATAACACACGGTGGTCAACGGTCGCTAGAAGAAGCTCTCTTTACGAAGTACCAATCATAGGTTTACCATTTGTAAAGTCTAGAAAGACATTTATTggagaatatataaaatatggagTAGGTGAAATTGTAAACCCGTATGACATGGATAAGGAAACTCTGAAAACCATAATAACGGCTGTAGCTTCTGACAACAAGTAAGATACAAAATTTGtctttttaaactatatttttgatGTCGATGCAGGTATAGCCTAGTGTGGACATCGTTGATAATTCTTATAAGAAgagttattttggaaaataaatttacttctaTTACTATATCTattcgttataataatattaaaatttacatcagTCTATCCAAGGCATACCCGGCAAATCAACAAACTTTAGCTATCGTTATTGTTCTAtgtacaatgtaaatataaaaataaaaaccacctGTTTTACGTAACCATTATTGTATTTCAGATACAAGAAAGCTATTGTAAAACTGAAAGACATGGTGGTAGATGACGTCATATCAGGGCCTGAACTCGCAGTTTGGTGGACGGAATATGTCCTTAGAAATGGAGGAGCTCAACATCTTCGCTCAGCAGCTGTTGGCGCGACTTTTGTCAAATATTACATGCTGGACCTTCTTAGTTACCTTCTTGCTGGTGTTTTATTTACTATCTACTTGACCTTCTGTATCGTGCGTTATATTGTGAGCCGTTTACGAAAACGTTACATCCTCGAGAGGGGCATAGTATCATCTGtaaaatttaaagattataatttgtcgtaatttatatgttgtactttatttaattgtacatgtaattcatactttttgatatctcattaataaatttataataatgttctctttgtttattatttataaactagctttttaTAGCAGGATAAGAGTGGCCTGTGTATGACTTTCCCAGGGACTCAAACTctccattccaaatttcatcgataGCGATTTAAGGGAGGGGGatgagctacgtatcaaatcgCAGAATTTTCCCCGCCTCCGACACTCTATCTGTTTGACACAGATGATATTACTATTGCaataattatgtgaaaatatacattaatgtagTGAATCATCAGGAAAAAAATACCGATTTAGGGGTTCAGCTTTGAAAGGGTAACAGACATACAGGTAGACAGGGTTACTATGGCAAtcataatatatgtagataCTAGTAATCCGCCCCAGCTTCACCTTGGTAAtagaattttcttatttttttatttgccagtATAGACAGACGAGCAAGCGGCCCACCGGACGGTAAGCGGCCACCGCAGCTCATGGACTCGGTGATGCCAGGGACACAGACAATCCTGCCTACCATAGAGACAATACtcttttttatagcatattatatgCAGGTACATATTATTTCTTGAGGATAGTAAGCTacccttaaaaatataaacattattgcgTCATTGCGAACTTTTCTATAgacataaaaaaggaaaaatcccatcctatattattttgttatatctcGAAGGCATAAgtccaaagaaaatatttattttcgatgAAAACTCTCAGTCAGCTTGATTTATCCGACGTTTCCACCAGTCTTGGCGACATCCTATATGTTTAAATACTGGTTagtggttaccaattttggattcgGTGCCTAATTCTAGTGATTTTTATAGAACCTATATTATAGTGGTTatggtaatgttaaatatttttttagttcttaaTGGCTTTTGAAGGcagattatttttgataaaatgttcttttttgCTGTTTTGCATTAGTAAGAAATAGATTGTCCCGATTGCGTAGTTGCATTGGGGACACGGTATCACTGTCGCGCTTAGGATTTATACCTTATAGCGCGTCTTATAAGTAAAAACGTTTCTCCGGCACAAAACTCGCCGATCCCGCGGACACCTATACCGTACCGCGTTccccagccccggatctagagCAAGGGCtacgtgccccgggcggcgaatttagagggcggcaaattcaaacttggcagacgaatactcAACTCATAATTAaggcaactttgactactgagacatccagtacattacacatataaattatttcgcggggaaatgattatgatgatcatgacaaaagtaaaaatataggtggtcgggggcggcactgtccagattttgccccgcctccaaaaaattcaagatccgagGCTGGCGTTCCCACAGTGCCAAGCTGTGGTGCTGAGCCGACTGTGTTTAGGGAGGACGCGTGCGCGAGCATGGCCCACGGGCACGGTGAGCCCACGGGCTCACCGTCTTACTGtcgatcaaaataatttattattattgttattcatacactccatataattaaataaattaataaaataaatatacttaagtacttatatcCCAATAATCTTTACCTACCCCTGAGAAGGGGAAAGGGTGAGAAGGGGAAAATGActaagttctgaggtaacaaatttaaaaaaaaaatatgtactaaatatatacctacctcagaacaataactatTGTTCTGATATACCTGCCTTGATACctacacgtcgaattgagaaacttttccattttttttaaaagttcaaAAAGGTCATCTAGTATCTAGCCGAAAAGAATATTCAAATTCAAGCTCATTCAAGCAACAAACTAAGTCaaacatatacttacttaaaggaaaatattttggaaaGTACCCTGTTATATACGTAAACATTCCTCATGAATCATTGCATTCTTTGGTGAAAACCGTAATAGAAGTCGTTCGGtagttttatgttgttttagAAGGAAAGACACGGCAaggaaactttgttttataataggtagtaaaaatagattttaatcattgtatttgactaaaatatgataattatttttcccaaaaaatcaataacagtCCTTCAATACCAAGtagtttttgtatttcaaagatCATCATTGTTGATCAGGTTGCCTCGAAGAGATCGctttttagcgataagaccgcctattggtgcaaatgtaataattgtatttatttttctgtatttggtgtacctatacaataaagtgtttcattcattcatatgtTATTATGCgtgaaatgaattaaaattcgaCTTTAGAAATGTCAACTTGTCAGTGTCATTGTGTCAAGCGCAGTCAAGTGTCAACCTGTGCATCAATGTTTGGTTTCGTATTTACCTAtgtcattgaaaaaaaatgattagTGTTAAAGTGAATTGAAAACTTAATTGCAAAAAACTTAAAATGGCTGCAGTTAGATCGTGTCCGGGGTTGTATTGCGGGCGTACGGAGCTGGAGGACGGCATATGGAGCGATTGTGGTGCATGCCCTCGAGGCTATAGGACAAATAGCTCCAGTTATTGTATGCCATGCATTGATGAGCCTACCCTCTACGACTGGCAGTACTTAGGTTTCATGGTACTCCTGCCTATGGTGTTGCATTGGTTCTTCATTGACATGGTTACTGTAGGAAAAGcgtaagttaaatttattatttacaatattcttaTTAGGGGAATATGTACTACTACTtagttatatttctataatatcatctttactaattatattttatttatatttcttattgcaatgtaactaataaatatattctgtttACAGTAAAGAGGGCATGTTAATCCAACACGTCTGTGCATTTGTGGAAGTGGTGTCAGGAACCCTGGCCGCTCTCTTAGTGTTGCCGCCTACAGGAAGCATTGCATTACATGTGTGCTCACCGAAGGCATTGTCGGACTGGTACACTCTACTCCACAACCCACAGCCAGATTATAAGGAGACTTTACATTGCACACAAGAAGCTGTTTATCCATTGTAAGTATTAGGTCTGCTTTATATTGGCAGTTGGCAGGCTTATTGACTTAgcaatttttcttattaaactgTGTTCAAAAGGTTTCAAATCTGAAAACATTACATTTGAGTCAATTAGTCTGCCAActgtcaatataaataaattcaattataggGTTAGTCTATAATCTCAAAATATCTAGactttattgattatattataaaggtatTACCAAAACATATGTATgtgtaatgtgttttatttaatgcttTGTGGTATGTTCTGTGAGGGTAGTCATAaggcaaatattaataaaattttgctgatatttaagtgaataataaacaaacaacaaacaCAACACACCTGTATCCCTAAAAgcataggcagaggtgcaagcaGGCCACCCACTTCTCGCCTGtgtgttccatgatgtgataggtgagCTTATCGTTATATTGGGTACATGTTAGACTCTAGGCTGATAGAACAAAAAAGACCTGATATCACTTTGTCTAACCTGGAACCTTGAAAGTGTTGTACGCATGCACTATATGACTATACCACAAAGGTAGTCACGTTTGAATTGAATAGCATTCAgattattaatatctttttcCAGATACACAATAGTGCTGTTGATTTACGCATTCAGTTTGTTGATGACAATAACACTAAGACCCTGGGTCCTCACTTGGAATTCATGTAATCCAGGGAAAAAGGCAATTTACTGTGCTCTGTATTTTTATCCCATACTAGTACTTATACACACTGTTGCAGCTGGTTTGATTTGTAAGTATTCGATACAAAtgatagttttataattataatagatttttcataatttatgaaaagcATAATTAGAATCAATCCATGATCCAGATTTTACAATACATCCAGATTTGTACAATGATATAAATTGATTCTgaggattttaaaatttttctattGTTAGTTTATTCCCATagtctaaacaaatataatctttatttactaatttacttACTAAACTCATTTAGTTTCTAAATTAAATCTTCCAAGATTACAAATCtcatacaaatatgtttatttttcagattgCTCATTTCCatacatagtaataataatatcaatgatGACATCAGCATCACATTTCTCCATCAAAATTGAACAATCTGCACCCGCTTTGCTGTTATCCTCAATCACTAATTCAAGGAACTTGATCATACTGGTCGGCCACTGGCTTGTTCATGCCTATGGAATATTGTCTCTGACTGGCTTCAGAGAGTTGTGGTACTTATCTCTGGTCCCCGCTCCTGCATTATTCTACATACTGACTGCTCAGTTCACCGACCCAATGAAAATACACAGTGATTGACAAAATCAGAAAGCTTTCGCCAAGTTGGTTTTGAGTTAATTTTTAGAACAGATAAAGACTGGTTATTGTATGTTGTGATG
Proteins encoded in this region:
- the LOC119192641 gene encoding JNK1/MAPK8-associated membrane protein-like gives rise to the protein MAAVRSCPGLYCGRTELEDGIWSDCGACPRGYRTNSSSYCMPCIDEPTLYDWQYLGFMVLLPMVLHWFFIDMVTVGKAKEGMLIQHVCAFVEVVSGTLAALLVLPPTGSIALHVCSPKALSDWYTLLHNPQPDYKETLHCTQEAVYPLYTIVLLIYAFSLLMTITLRPWVLTWNSCNPGKKAIYCALYFYPILVLIHTVAAGLIYCSFPYIVIIISMMTSASHFSIKIEQSAPALLLSSITNSRNLIILVGHWLVHAYGILSLTGFRELWYLSLVPAPALFYILTAQFTDPMKIHSD